In Rhodoferax koreense, a genomic segment contains:
- a CDS encoding OmpA family protein, whose product MNTKLSRNWLTTLGLLLLLMLAACTSPPPRPPASPFEQDVFEATDALAGQWRGKAPFRPRWPAQRLALGPFVDLSTASTAQGAAFGWRQTVAAVRVRQVVAQHIEQILPGIRLVPATLGSADDQADLLLSASLIPFVSRDQSASPAGRPNAAGGNPNPPLMLTLVLLDLKTRNVVARWQSPLRTQAADANPSPFDAESPVLINQSAAEGRSTLFSAPMHTAIDGPSVQDALGLARLEQAQQAYASGHYPKALNLFQEVAAKSPEQALRAANGEYLSYLKLGQPEAAKQAFKRVVAMGLASRRLAVKLLFTPGQTEFWADPAVSGAYGFWLQEISTQAAAAPTCLEIAGHTSRSGTEAFNLGLSLARSERVRQTLLAQQPRLAGRLRASGKGWSENIVGSGSDDARDAIDRRVEFKVADCAAL is encoded by the coding sequence ATGAATACCAAGCTTTCCCGCAACTGGCTGACGACGCTCGGGCTGCTGCTGCTCCTGATGCTGGCCGCCTGCACCAGCCCACCGCCCCGCCCGCCCGCCAGTCCCTTCGAGCAGGACGTGTTCGAGGCCACCGACGCCTTGGCGGGCCAGTGGCGCGGCAAGGCCCCTTTCCGACCGCGCTGGCCGGCGCAACGGCTGGCGTTGGGTCCTTTCGTCGACTTGAGCACGGCCAGCACGGCCCAGGGTGCCGCCTTCGGCTGGCGACAGACGGTGGCGGCCGTCAGGGTCCGGCAGGTGGTGGCACAGCACATCGAGCAGATCCTGCCCGGGATCAGGCTGGTGCCGGCCACGCTCGGCAGCGCGGACGACCAGGCCGACCTGCTGCTCAGCGCCAGCCTGATCCCTTTCGTCTCACGCGACCAGTCCGCGTCGCCCGCCGGCCGGCCCAACGCGGCCGGAGGCAACCCGAATCCACCGCTGATGCTGACCCTGGTCCTGCTCGACCTCAAGACGCGCAACGTCGTCGCGCGCTGGCAAAGCCCCTTGCGCACCCAGGCGGCCGACGCCAACCCGAGCCCGTTCGACGCCGAAAGCCCGGTGCTGATCAACCAGTCCGCCGCCGAAGGCCGGTCGACCCTCTTCAGCGCGCCCATGCATACCGCCATCGATGGGCCTTCGGTGCAGGACGCGCTTGGCCTGGCCAGGCTGGAGCAGGCGCAACAGGCTTATGCCTCGGGCCATTATCCGAAGGCGCTGAACCTGTTCCAGGAAGTGGCCGCCAAGTCGCCCGAGCAAGCCCTGCGCGCGGCCAACGGGGAATACCTGAGCTACCTCAAGCTCGGCCAGCCCGAGGCGGCGAAGCAGGCCTTCAAGCGCGTGGTCGCCATGGGCCTGGCCAGCCGCCGGCTCGCGGTCAAGCTGCTGTTCACACCCGGTCAGACCGAGTTCTGGGCCGATCCGGCGGTGAGCGGTGCCTACGGCTTCTGGCTGCAGGAGATTTCGACCCAGGCGGCCGCAGCGCCCACCTGCCTGGAGATTGCCGGCCACACCAGCCGCAGTGGCACGGAAGCCTTCAACCTGGGCCTGTCGCTGGCCCGCAGCGAACGCGTACGTCAGACCCTGCTGGCCCAGCAGCCGCGATTGGCGGGCCGCCTTCGGGCCAGCGGCAAGGGCTGGTCGGAAAACATCGTCGGCAGCGGCAGCGACGACGCGCGCGATGCGATCGACCGCCGCGTCGAATTCAAGGTCGCCGACTGCGCGGCACTGTGA
- a CDS encoding ExeA family protein yields MDLELLGELGSVFDWQPDPAQYLPTPASELVRHGLRRSLEAGRGVVVLTGAAGAGKTLLLQRVLLDMPGRWPHLAQLAYTSMDGAEILRSMAYAFGMPADTPTHGSAAVAWTESRLRHWAAAGEASLLVVDEAQHLPLDALGPLLALSRLQQDGRPLLRMLLAGRPPLLERLAALASPGAAADIGPQFALSAFQPQESAAFIAQRLAALPSPGRLTLSAPVVAAIHARAQGRPGQIKLLCKQLLQTSILLDEDRPIDVQAVAEQADELGFHAEVLEPTAPADLPPPVPPSPPVQPTQPAQAPVTARTSRTLPLSIVLMLLTLAAGAALWLRHEAVPLAIRAPLPVPAAVSASALPAAAPPAGTGAQAGAEAATEATTPPPPRTSQPPESAPPTPPAQRQPARPVPPPTRLAANRHPAAPEPPTKTESPNCGHLLTQLSLGEPLTARQQRTLESTCR; encoded by the coding sequence ATGGACCTTGAACTGCTCGGCGAATTGGGCAGCGTCTTCGATTGGCAGCCTGATCCCGCCCAATACTTACCCACACCGGCCAGCGAGCTCGTGCGCCACGGCCTGCGCCGCAGCCTCGAAGCGGGCCGTGGCGTGGTGGTTCTCACCGGCGCCGCGGGTGCCGGCAAGACCTTGTTGCTGCAACGTGTCCTGCTGGACATGCCCGGCCGCTGGCCGCACCTCGCGCAACTGGCCTACACCTCGATGGATGGCGCGGAAATCCTGCGCTCGATGGCCTACGCGTTCGGCATGCCGGCCGACACGCCGACGCACGGCAGCGCGGCCGTGGCCTGGACCGAAAGCCGGCTGCGGCACTGGGCCGCCGCCGGCGAAGCGAGCCTGCTGGTCGTGGACGAAGCACAGCATCTCCCGCTGGACGCCCTTGGGCCATTGCTCGCGCTGAGCCGCTTGCAACAGGACGGCCGTCCGCTGCTGCGGATGCTGCTCGCAGGCCGACCGCCGCTGCTCGAACGTCTGGCCGCGCTCGCATCGCCAGGCGCCGCCGCCGACATCGGCCCGCAGTTTGCGCTGTCCGCATTCCAGCCCCAGGAATCCGCCGCCTTCATCGCCCAACGCCTGGCCGCCTTGCCGTCGCCCGGCAGGCTGACCTTGTCCGCGCCGGTCGTGGCCGCAATCCACGCCCGCGCCCAGGGCCGGCCGGGCCAGATCAAGCTGTTGTGCAAACAATTGCTGCAGACTTCGATCCTGCTCGACGAGGACCGGCCGATCGACGTGCAGGCGGTGGCGGAACAGGCCGACGAACTCGGCTTCCACGCCGAGGTCCTCGAGCCGACGGCCCCGGCCGACCTGCCACCGCCGGTCCCCCCGTCGCCACCCGTGCAGCCAACACAGCCGGCGCAGGCGCCGGTCACTGCGCGAACCTCCCGCACCCTGCCGCTCTCCATCGTGCTGATGCTGCTGACACTTGCCGCAGGCGCGGCCTTGTGGCTACGGCACGAGGCTGTGCCGCTGGCCATCCGCGCGCCGTTGCCAGTGCCTGCGGCCGTTTCGGCGAGTGCACTGCCCGCCGCGGCGCCGCCCGCTGGAACGGGAGCCCAGGCAGGAGCAGAGGCCGCCACGGAAGCCACCACCCCGCCACCCCCCAGGACAAGCCAGCCACCCGAGTCCGCACCGCCGACGCCACCGGCGCAACGGCAACCGGCGCGGCCGGTGCCGCCCCCGACCCGTCTCGCCGCCAACCGCCACCCGGCGGCACCGGAGCCACCAACCAAAACCGAAAGCCCGAACTGCGGCCATCTGCTCACCCAGCTGTCGTTGGGCGAACCGCTGACGGCGCGCCAACAACGCACCCTGGAATCCACATGCCGATGA
- a CDS encoding phosphodiesterase — protein sequence MKPKTADSAMQPTTLPHPQDADYEDLLSLWADLESGLAMVLGNPLIIPDFERKLRQYDRWMQDLLRQDTDTGLYLLFQLATNASVGYSALHALVSAVICHLTAAELQLPREERDSLVLAAMTMNIAMTRLQDELAAQAEKPNPQQQASIQAHAFSGRLMLIDVGVEDSLWVNVVAAHHDVLPLAEGELMQWAPVDRLAHILRTVDRYAAMISPRKTRAGRTATESVRSIMAAANGPSGTRDPVGFALVRATGLCPPGTYVRMDNGDVAVVLRRSATPNHPLVATVLNRAGDTLSPPRLHRTATSSPLIQAALTQDAIKIRINHQSLLRQGIQADKTA from the coding sequence TTGAAACCGAAGACAGCCGATTCCGCCATGCAGCCCACGACATTGCCTCACCCGCAGGACGCCGATTACGAAGACTTGCTGAGCCTGTGGGCCGACCTTGAATCCGGGCTGGCCATGGTCCTCGGCAATCCGTTGATCATTCCCGACTTCGAACGCAAGCTGCGCCAGTACGACCGCTGGATGCAGGACCTGCTGCGCCAGGATACCGACACCGGCCTGTACCTGCTGTTCCAGCTCGCCACCAACGCCTCGGTGGGCTACAGCGCCTTGCACGCGCTGGTCAGTGCCGTGATCTGCCACCTCACGGCCGCCGAACTGCAACTGCCGCGCGAGGAGCGCGACAGCCTCGTCCTCGCCGCCATGACCATGAACATCGCCATGACGCGGCTGCAGGACGAGCTCGCCGCGCAGGCCGAAAAGCCGAATCCGCAACAGCAGGCCAGCATCCAGGCGCATGCCTTCTCCGGCCGGCTGATGCTGATCGACGTGGGCGTCGAGGACAGCCTGTGGGTGAACGTCGTGGCGGCCCACCACGATGTGCTGCCACTGGCCGAGGGCGAACTCATGCAGTGGGCGCCGGTGGACCGGCTGGCCCACATCCTGCGCACCGTGGACCGTTATGCCGCGATGATCAGCCCGCGCAAGACCCGCGCCGGCCGCACCGCCACCGAATCCGTGCGCTCCATCATGGCGGCCGCCAATGGCCCATCGGGCACGCGCGACCCGGTCGGCTTCGCGCTGGTGCGGGCCACCGGGCTCTGCCCGCCCGGCACCTACGTGCGAATGGACAACGGCGACGTGGCGGTGGTGCTGCGCCGCAGCGCAACGCCCAACCATCCGCTGGTGGCGACCGTCCTCAACCGCGCCGGCGATACCCTGAGCCCGCCGCGACTGCATCGCACGGCCACCAGCAGCCCGCTGATCCAGGCCGCCCTCACGCAGGACGCGATCAAGATCCGCATCAACCACCAGAGCCTGCTGCGCCAGGGCATCCAGGCCGACAAGACGGCCTGA
- a CDS encoding retropepsin-like aspartic protease family protein has protein sequence MPSTRHRLLAVALAALCGVAQAQSVVLTGILGSKALLLVDGKPPRSVAAGESYLGVKVLSVAGESAVVDVGGQRVTLRMGDSPTQVGAKGAAGGNRIVLTADSRGHFFTAGRINNQAMQFMVDTGASYISLSAAEAERLGIDYRKGLPMTMSTANGSTPGWRVRLAAVRVGDVQLTELEAVVTPASMPFVLLGNNFLTQFQMTRLNDQMVLERRY, from the coding sequence ATGCCCTCGACGCGCCATCGTCTGCTCGCCGTCGCCCTGGCAGCACTGTGCGGCGTCGCGCAGGCGCAAAGCGTGGTACTGACCGGCATCCTGGGCAGCAAGGCCTTGCTGCTGGTCGACGGCAAGCCGCCGCGCAGCGTCGCCGCTGGCGAGAGCTACCTGGGCGTGAAGGTGCTGTCGGTGGCCGGAGAATCTGCGGTGGTGGATGTCGGCGGCCAGCGTGTCACGCTCAGGATGGGCGACTCGCCCACGCAGGTCGGCGCCAAGGGCGCGGCCGGCGGCAACCGCATCGTGCTCACCGCCGACAGCCGCGGCCATTTCTTCACCGCCGGCCGCATCAACAACCAGGCGATGCAGTTCATGGTGGACACCGGCGCGAGCTACATCAGCCTGAGCGCGGCCGAGGCCGAGCGCCTGGGCATCGACTACCGCAAGGGCCTGCCGATGACCATGTCCACGGCCAACGGCAGCACGCCGGGCTGGCGCGTGCGGCTGGCGGCCGTGCGCGTCGGGGACGTCCAGCTCACCGAACTCGAAGCGGTGGTCACGCCGGCGTCAATGCCATTCGTGCTGCTGGGCAACAACTTTCTCACACAATTCCAGATGACACGGCTCAACGACCAGATGGTGCTCGAGCGACGGTACTGA
- a CDS encoding YajQ family cyclic di-GMP-binding protein: MPTFDTVCEANLVEVKNAVENTQKEIATRFDFKGTSAAVELKDKEITLIGDADFQLSQIEDVLHNKLTKRNVDVKFLDKGDVQKMGGDKVKQVFKVRNGIETEAAKKIQKIIKESKLKVQAAIQGDAVRVTGAKRDDLQAAMALIRKEMTELPLSFDNFRD, translated from the coding sequence ATGCCAACTTTTGACACCGTCTGCGAAGCCAACCTTGTCGAGGTCAAGAATGCCGTCGAGAACACGCAGAAAGAAATCGCCACCCGCTTCGACTTCAAGGGCACTTCGGCGGCCGTCGAGCTGAAGGACAAGGAAATCACGCTGATCGGCGACGCCGACTTCCAGCTCTCGCAGATCGAGGACGTGCTGCACAACAAGCTCACCAAGCGCAATGTCGACGTGAAGTTCCTCGACAAGGGCGACGTGCAGAAGATGGGCGGCGACAAGGTCAAGCAGGTCTTCAAGGTGCGCAACGGCATCGAGACCGAAGCCGCGAAGAAGATCCAGAAGATCATCAAGGAAAGCAAGCTCAAGGTGCAGGCCGCGATCCAGGGCGATGCGGTGCGCGTCACCGGCGCCAAGCGCGACGACCTGCAGGCCGCCATGGCGCTGATCCGCAAGGAAATGACCGAACTGCCGCTGAGCTTCGACAACTTCCGCGACTGA
- the murB gene encoding UDP-N-acetylmuramate dehydrogenase gives MLIEKNVPLRPYNSFGIVARAQTLLRVTGEADLRQLAEDRQLAAAPKFVLGGGSNIVLTGDVKPVVLKVEVMGRRLVSQDDKAWIVEAGGGENWHEIVRWTLAQGYPGLENLALIPGTVGASPVQNIGAYGVELQDRFDSLDAVDLATGRVFTLDAAQCAFGYRDSVFKHVAAEPGGFGLAGKVLILRVRFRLPKAWKPVLGYLDLEKKMAATGEQHPSAQQIFDWICDIRRAKLPDPRVIGNAGSFFKNPTVSREQCADIIARDPKVVHYLLADGTVKLAAGWLIDACGWKGKSVGNAGVFEKQALVLVNRGGDANPVTGGEVMTLARAIQTSVYERFGIRLEPEPVVV, from the coding sequence ATGTTAATCGAGAAAAATGTCCCGCTGCGGCCGTACAACAGCTTTGGCATCGTGGCGCGTGCGCAGACCCTGCTGCGCGTGACCGGCGAGGCCGATCTGCGGCAGCTCGCCGAGGACAGGCAGCTCGCCGCCGCACCCAAGTTCGTGCTCGGCGGCGGCAGCAACATCGTGCTCACCGGCGACGTCAAGCCGGTGGTGCTGAAGGTCGAAGTGATGGGCCGGCGCCTGGTGTCGCAGGACGACAAGGCCTGGATCGTCGAGGCCGGCGGCGGCGAGAACTGGCACGAGATCGTGCGCTGGACGCTGGCGCAAGGCTACCCGGGGCTGGAGAACCTGGCCCTGATTCCCGGCACCGTGGGCGCCTCGCCGGTGCAGAACATCGGCGCCTACGGCGTCGAGCTGCAGGACCGCTTCGACTCGCTCGACGCGGTGGACCTGGCCACCGGCCGCGTGTTCACGCTCGACGCGGCACAGTGTGCTTTCGGTTACCGCGATTCGGTGTTCAAGCACGTGGCCGCCGAGCCGGGTGGGTTCGGCCTCGCGGGCAAAGTGTTGATCCTGCGCGTGCGCTTTCGCCTGCCGAAAGCCTGGAAGCCCGTCCTGGGCTATCTCGATCTGGAGAAGAAGATGGCCGCCACCGGCGAGCAGCATCCTTCGGCGCAGCAGATCTTCGACTGGATCTGCGACATCCGCCGCGCCAAGCTGCCCGATCCGCGGGTCATCGGCAACGCCGGCAGTTTCTTCAAGAACCCCACGGTCAGCCGCGAGCAGTGCGCCGACATCATCGCGCGCGACCCGAAGGTGGTGCACTACCTGCTGGCCGACGGCACGGTGAAGCTGGCGGCCGGCTGGCTCATCGACGCCTGCGGCTGGAAGGGCAAGTCGGTGGGCAATGCCGGCGTGTTCGAGAAACAGGCGCTGGTGCTGGTGAACCGCGGCGGCGACGCGAACCCGGTCACCGGCGGCGAGGTGATGACGCTGGCCAGGGCGATCCAGACCAGCGTCTACGAGCGGTTCGGCATCCGGCTGGAGCCGGAACCGGTGGTGGTCTAG
- the argG gene encoding argininosuccinate synthase, producing MSATILQHVPAGQKVGIAFSGGLDTSAALHWMKQKGALPYAYTANLGQPDEPDYEEIPRKAMQYGAEQARLIDCRSQLATEGIAALQAGAFHISTGGITYFNTTPLGRAVTGTMLVAAMKEDDVNIWGDGSTYKGNDIERFYRYGLLTNPSLKIYKPWLDQLFIDELGGRAEMSAFMTKAGFGYKMSAEKAYSTDSNMLGATHEAKDLEHLNSGIKIVNPIMGVAFWKEEVAVKAEEVSVRFEEGQPVALNGVSFNDPVALILEANRIGGRHGLGMSDQIENRIIEAKSRGIYEAPGLALLHIAYERLVTGIHNEDTIEQYRMNGLKLGRLLYQGRWFDPQAIMLRETAQRWVARAVTGEVTLELRRGNDYSLLNTESPNLTYQPERLSMEKVEGAFTPLDRIGQLTMRNLDIVDTREKLAIYSRSGLLSLGGGSALAKIGGKKDEA from the coding sequence ATGTCCGCCACCATCCTCCAGCACGTTCCCGCCGGCCAAAAAGTCGGCATCGCCTTCTCCGGCGGCCTCGACACCAGCGCGGCCCTGCACTGGATGAAACAGAAGGGCGCCCTGCCCTACGCGTACACCGCCAACCTCGGCCAGCCCGACGAGCCCGACTACGAGGAAATCCCGCGCAAGGCCATGCAATACGGCGCCGAACAGGCGCGCCTGATCGACTGCCGCTCGCAACTCGCCACCGAGGGCATCGCCGCGCTGCAGGCCGGTGCTTTCCACATCTCCACCGGCGGCATCACCTACTTCAACACCACGCCGCTGGGCCGCGCCGTGACCGGCACCATGCTGGTGGCGGCGATGAAGGAAGACGACGTCAACATCTGGGGCGACGGCAGCACCTACAAGGGCAACGACATCGAGCGCTTCTACCGCTACGGCCTGCTGACCAACCCGAGCCTGAAGATCTACAAGCCCTGGCTCGACCAATTGTTCATCGACGAACTCGGCGGCCGCGCGGAAATGTCGGCCTTCATGACCAAGGCCGGTTTCGGCTACAAGATGTCGGCCGAGAAGGCCTATTCCACCGACTCCAACATGCTCGGCGCCACGCACGAGGCCAAGGACCTGGAGCACCTGAACAGCGGCATCAAGATCGTGAACCCGATCATGGGCGTGGCGTTCTGGAAGGAAGAAGTCGCGGTCAAGGCCGAAGAGGTCAGTGTGCGTTTCGAGGAAGGCCAGCCCGTGGCGTTGAACGGCGTGAGCTTCAACGACCCGGTGGCATTGATCCTGGAAGCCAACCGCATCGGCGGCCGCCACGGCCTGGGCATGAGCGACCAGATCGAGAACCGCATCATCGAAGCCAAGAGCCGCGGCATCTACGAAGCCCCGGGCCTGGCGCTGCTGCACATTGCCTACGAACGGCTGGTGACCGGCATCCACAACGAAGACACCATCGAGCAGTACCGCATGAACGGCCTGAAGCTCGGCCGCCTGCTCTACCAGGGCCGCTGGTTCGACCCGCAGGCCATCATGCTGCGCGAGACCGCCCAGCGCTGGGTGGCGCGCGCCGTGACCGGCGAAGTGACGCTGGAACTGCGCCGCGGCAACGACTATTCGCTGCTCAACACCGAAAGCCCGAATCTCACCTACCAGCCCGAACGCCTGAGCATGGAAAAGGTCGAAGGCGCGTTCACACCGCTGGACCGCATCGGCCAGCTGACGATGCGCAACCTGGACATCGTGGACACGCGCGAGAAGCTGGCGATCTACAGCCGCAGCGGCTTGCTGTCGCTCGGTGGCGGCTCCGCGCTGGCCAAGATTGGTGGCAAGAAGGACGAGGCGTAA
- a CDS encoding ArsC family reductase gives MTILYGIPNCDTVKKARTWLDTQHIAYQFHDFKKSGVPAEALDAWIAAVGWEKLVNRKGTTWRKLDAATQAAVVDAASAKALMLAQPSVVKRPVVDWAAHAGQDTTVGFDTEAWQPRA, from the coding sequence ATGACCATCCTCTACGGCATCCCCAACTGCGACACGGTGAAAAAGGCGCGTACCTGGCTCGACACCCAACACATTGCCTACCAGTTCCACGACTTCAAGAAATCCGGCGTGCCGGCCGAGGCGCTGGACGCCTGGATCGCGGCCGTGGGCTGGGAAAAGCTCGTGAACCGCAAGGGCACGACCTGGCGCAAGCTCGATGCCGCAACGCAGGCGGCCGTGGTCGATGCGGCCAGCGCCAAGGCCTTGATGCTGGCCCAGCCGAGTGTGGTGAAGCGCCCGGTGGTGGACTGGGCCGCGCACGCCGGTCAGGACACGACCGTGGGTTTCGACACCGAAGCCTGGCAACCTCGGGCCTAG
- the folC gene encoding bifunctional tetrahydrofolate synthase/dihydrofolate synthase: METLNDWLAHCEQLHSKNIDMGLDRVKAVADRMGLAFQCPVITVAGTNGKGSTCAMLEAVALQAGYRTGVYTSPHLVHFEERCRIHGEIVGASDLIAHFAEVERARGDISLTYFEFTTLAILGLMAASNLDVAILEIGLGGRLDAVNIIDADCAVITSIDLDHMELLGPDRETIGFEKAGIMRRGRPVVVSDPVPPKSVIEHAKKLGADLWRLGEDFNFSGDQQQWSWAGRGRRYSGLAYPGLRGANQLVNAAGVLAALTALRDRLPVTAQAVRNGMAMVELPGRFQIVPGQPTLVLDVAHNAHAVAALTVNLDAMGFFPTTHAVFGAMADKDLAPMFERIGPLIDRWYFTDLPTPRAETAERLQERWEAQNKRKDASSTVAPGPAQALQAAVAVADPADRIVVFGSFFTVGGVLQDGIPRLYAKHLGP; encoded by the coding sequence ATGGAAACCTTGAACGACTGGCTGGCCCACTGCGAGCAACTGCATTCGAAGAACATCGACATGGGCCTGGACCGGGTCAAGGCCGTGGCCGACCGCATGGGCCTGGCCTTCCAATGCCCCGTGATCACCGTGGCCGGCACCAATGGCAAGGGTTCGACCTGCGCGATGCTGGAAGCCGTGGCGCTGCAGGCCGGTTACCGCACCGGCGTCTACACCTCGCCGCACCTGGTGCATTTTGAGGAGCGCTGCCGCATCCACGGTGAAATCGTTGGTGCTTCAGATTTGATAGCGCACTTCGCAGAAGTGGAGCGCGCCAGGGGTGATATTTCTCTCACGTATTTCGAATTCACCACACTCGCCATTCTGGGCCTGATGGCGGCTTCGAACCTGGACGTGGCCATTCTGGAGATCGGCCTGGGCGGGCGGCTGGACGCGGTCAACATCATCGATGCCGACTGCGCCGTCATCACCAGCATCGATCTGGACCACATGGAACTGCTCGGCCCCGACCGCGAGACCATCGGCTTCGAGAAGGCCGGCATCATGCGCCGGGGCCGCCCGGTGGTGGTCAGCGATCCGGTGCCGCCGAAAAGCGTGATCGAACACGCGAAAAAGCTAGGTGCGGATTTGTGGCGGCTGGGCGAGGATTTCAATTTCTCGGGCGACCAGCAGCAGTGGAGCTGGGCGGGAAGAGGGCGGCGTTACAGCGGCCTGGCCTATCCCGGCCTGCGCGGCGCGAACCAGCTGGTCAATGCCGCCGGCGTGCTGGCTGCGCTGACCGCGCTGCGCGACAGGCTGCCGGTCACGGCCCAGGCCGTGCGCAACGGCATGGCCATGGTCGAGCTGCCCGGCCGTTTCCAGATCGTGCCGGGCCAGCCCACGCTGGTGCTCGACGTGGCGCACAACGCGCATGCCGTGGCCGCGCTGACCGTCAACCTCGATGCGATGGGCTTCTTCCCGACCACGCACGCGGTCTTCGGCGCCATGGCCGACAAGGACCTCGCGCCGATGTTCGAGCGCATCGGCCCGCTGATCGACCGCTGGTACTTCACCGACCTGCCCACGCCGCGTGCGGAGACGGCCGAGCGGCTGCAGGAGCGTTGGGAGGCGCAGAACAAGCGCAAGGATGCCTCGAGCACGGTGGCCCCGGGCCCGGCTCAGGCTCTGCAGGCGGCGGTGGCCGTGGCCGACCCCGCTGATAGAATCGTGGTCTTTGGCTCGTTCTTCACAGTCGGCGGCGTCCTCCAGGACGGCATCCCCCGGCTTTACGCCAAACACCTCGGCCCCTGA
- a CDS encoding SPOR domain-containing protein, giving the protein MAFFKFRSRGQKGEDASSGPTETIEGMRRRAKHRLIGAAILVLLGVIGFPLLFDSQPRPIPVNIAIDIPDKGKAKPIGIGAAGPVVKLDKPAETTDPAPVAAAPAASSTASANNKVPAAASLDSKEEVVASKAEPATPTVPKPEKPAPVKPEPHPEPKPEPKPVAKADESGARAKALLEGKDAPSASADARFVVQVGAFSDAAKAREARQKVERAGLKTYTQVVDTKDGPRTRVRVGPFANKAEADKAASKIKGLELSASILTL; this is encoded by the coding sequence ATGGCTTTTTTCAAGTTTCGTTCTCGTGGCCAGAAGGGCGAAGACGCTTCGTCCGGCCCCACGGAGACCATCGAGGGCATGCGCCGTCGTGCCAAGCATCGTCTCATCGGTGCGGCCATCCTGGTGTTGCTGGGGGTGATCGGTTTCCCGCTGCTGTTCGACAGCCAGCCCCGGCCGATCCCGGTCAATATCGCCATCGACATTCCCGACAAGGGCAAGGCCAAGCCGATCGGCATCGGCGCGGCCGGCCCGGTCGTCAAGCTGGACAAGCCCGCGGAAACCACCGATCCGGCACCGGTTGCCGCCGCGCCGGCCGCATCTTCCACGGCCTCCGCCAACAACAAGGTGCCCGCAGCGGCCAGCCTCGATTCCAAGGAGGAAGTGGTCGCCTCCAAGGCCGAGCCAGCGACGCCGACGGTGCCGAAGCCCGAGAAGCCCGCGCCGGTGAAGCCCGAGCCGCATCCCGAACCCAAGCCCGAGCCGAAACCCGTGGCCAAGGCCGACGAGAGTGGCGCGCGCGCCAAGGCCCTGCTCGAAGGCAAGGATGCGCCGTCCGCCTCCGCCGACGCGCGCTTCGTGGTCCAGGTCGGCGCGTTTTCCGATGCCGCCAAGGCCCGTGAGGCGCGGCAGAAGGTCGAGCGCGCCGGCCTCAAGACCTACACCCAGGTGGTCGACACCAAGGATGGCCCGCGCACCCGGGTGCGCGTGGGGCCGTTCGCCAACAAGGCGGAGGCCGACAAGGCGGCCTCCAAGATCAAGGGACTGGAATTGTCGGCATCCATCCTCACCTTGTGA
- a CDS encoding CvpA family protein, giving the protein MAALDWILLAVLCASTLLGAWRGLVFEVLSVLGWLAAFVLAQWFAPEVAARLPMGQASETMRFAAGFVLVFVVAAFAGGLVASLIKRLVQAVGLRPVDRVLGMVFGALRGVILLLVAAAVVRLMSLDGSAWWQESRVAALLAETLHTVRPMLPEEFAKFL; this is encoded by the coding sequence ATGGCGGCGTTGGACTGGATCTTGCTCGCGGTGCTGTGCGCGTCGACCTTGCTCGGTGCCTGGCGCGGCCTGGTTTTCGAAGTGTTGTCGGTGCTGGGCTGGCTTGCGGCCTTTGTGCTGGCCCAGTGGTTCGCGCCCGAAGTGGCGGCCCGCCTGCCGATGGGGCAGGCGTCGGAGACGATGCGTTTTGCCGCCGGTTTCGTGCTGGTGTTCGTGGTCGCGGCTTTTGCCGGCGGACTGGTGGCCTCATTGATCAAAAGGCTGGTGCAGGCCGTGGGCCTGCGACCGGTGGACCGGGTGCTGGGCATGGTGTTCGGTGCCTTGCGCGGCGTGATCCTGCTGCTGGTGGCTGCGGCGGTGGTGCGGCTGATGTCGCTCGACGGCAGCGCCTGGTGGCAGGAGTCCAGGGTCGCCGCGCTGCTGGCCGAGACGCTGCACACGGTGCGGCCGATGTTGCCCGAAGAATTTGCCAAGTTTTTGTAA